The proteins below are encoded in one region of Plutella xylostella chromosome 13, ilPluXylo3.1, whole genome shotgun sequence:
- the LOC105385244 gene encoding LIM domain only protein 3, translated as MIRDPPAMHKPDTATSQQDENKYTLGVTSNTSGARLCAQCGKVITERFLLKAMERFWHEDCLKCGCCDCRLGEVGSKLYYKADLMLCKRDYLRLFGATGNCVACNKVIPAFEMVMRAKSFVYHLECFACQQCNHRFCVGDRFYLCDNKILCEYDYEERLVFASMAANPSGLAHIRRQVSGLQSPSGGYNAACAGGAAAADKDGGGCAGADDASSGYGSPPDPDVCDAAR; from the exons ATGATCCGAGACCCGCCTGCGATGCACAAGCCTGACACCGCCACCA GTCAGCAAGACGAAAACAAATACACCCTAGGCGTCACCAGCAACACGAGCGGCGCGCGGCTCTGCGCACAATGCGGGAAGGTCATCACGGAGAGGTTCCTCCTGAAGGCCATGGAGAGGTTCTGGCACGAGGACTGCCTGAAATGCGGCTGTTGCGACTGCCGGCTCGGCGAGGTGGGGTCCAAGCTTTATTACAAGGCTGATCTGATGCTGTGCAAGCGGGATTATCTTAG GTTATTCGGCGCCACCGGCAACTGTGTGGCGTGCAACAAGGTGATACCGGCGTTCGAGATGGTGATGAGGGCGAAAAGCTTCGTCTATCATCTGGAGTGCTTCGCCTGCCAACAGTGCAATCACAG GTTTTGCGTAGGCGACAGGTTCTACCTGTGCGACAACAAGATCCTGTGCGAGTACGACTACGAGGAGCGGCTGGTGTTCGCCAGCATGGCCGCCAACCCGAGCGGCCTGGCGCACATCCGCCGCCAGGTCAGCGGCCTGCAG TCCCCAAGCGGCGGCTACAACGCAGCgtgcgcgggcggcgcggcggcggcggacaAGGACGGCGGCGGGTGCGCGGGCGCAGACGACGCGTCCAGCGGCTACGGCAGCCCGCCCGACCCCGACGTGTGCGACGCCGCGCGATGA